From Pyrenophora tritici-repentis strain M4 chromosome 1, whole genome shotgun sequence, the proteins below share one genomic window:
- a CDS encoding XAP5 domain containing protein produces MDRFESSSSDRADAAGNARFTSQAATAEDLLKEQTVGLVNLNDYRKRRAEALERKERGDTAGDLSSSTQSDGASTPKAVFKKKRKVAAKGKLSFGVDNDEDTDTNVSKTPTLRENTPADSSALGSEAETKVVKKKLGANSNIGLKPRVMTKTALQREAQQAEQARQDFLIMREAVKATEVVIPFVFYDGTNIPGGRCRIKKGEQIWLFLDKARKVGAELGVGGDKSRRDWARVSVDDLMLVRGEVILPHHYEMYHFLFHRVTGFDGLIFDYSAQPTKASPSATNPDAEEDMAAYDPLAQPQKKKSKDSSIPDEELEGFHEDPALTKVVDRRWYERNKHIFPASAWTEYAPDKDLSKVQRKDAEGNAFFFT; encoded by the exons ATGGATAGGTTTGAATCCAGTTCAAGCGACCGCGCAGATGCTGCCGGAAATGCACGCTTCACTTCCCAAGCGGCAACAGCGGAAGATCTACTGAAGGAGCAAACTGTTGGCCTGGTAAACCTCAACGACTATCGCAAGCGGCGCGCCGAGGCTTTGGAAAGGAAGGAGCGGGGCGACACGGCGGGCGACCTAAGTAGCAGCACACAGTCGGACGG GGCATCGACGCCAAAAGCCGTCttcaagaagaagcgcaaggTAGCTGCAAAAGGCAAACTGTCATTTGGCGTAGACAATGACGAAGATACCGACACCAATGTCTCCAAGACACCCACCCTGCGCGAAAACACACCGGCTGACTCGTCGGCCCTGGGTTCGGAAGCAGAAACGAAAGTCGTCAAGAAGAAACTGGGTGCAAACTCCAACATTGGACTAAAGCCCCGCGTCATGACCAAGACGGCCTTACAGAGGGAAGCGCAGCAGGCAGAGCAGGCGCGACAAGATTTCCTCATCATGCGCGAAGCTGTCAAGGCCACCGAAGTAGTCATACCCTTTGTCTTCTACGATGGCACCAATATCCCCGGAGGGCGATGCAGGATAAAAAAGGGCGAGCAGATTTGGCTATTTCTAGATAAAGCTAGAAAGGTTGGTGCAGAACTGGGAGTGGGCGGCGACAAGAGTAGGAGGGATTGGGCCAGGGTCAGTGTAGACGACTTGATGCTTGTTAGAGGAGAAGTCATTTTGCCACAC CACTACGAGATGTACCATTTCTTGTTTCACAGAGTAACAGGCTTTGACGGTCTCATCTTCGACTACTCGGCGCAACCCACCAAAGCATCTCCGAGTGCTACCAACCCAGACGCAGAAGAGGACATGGCTGCATACGACCCACTAGCTCAGCcgcagaagaagaagagcaaaGATTCCAGTATACCAGATGAGGAGCTCGAAGGCTTCCATGAAGACCCAGCCCTGACAAAGGTTGTGGATAGGCGGTGGTACGAGCGCAACAAGCACATCTTCCCAGCGAGCGCGTGGACAGAGTACGCCCCGGACAAGGACTTGTCGAAAGTGCAGCGAAAGGACGCTGAGGGCAACGCTTTCTTCTTCACCTAA